From the genome of Corallococcus macrosporus DSM 14697:
CGGGCCCAGAGCTTGTCGGCCAGGGGGGTGACGGCCACGGTCAGCCCCAGGACGGCGGACAGCAGGGCGAGCCGGCGGCCCACCAGGTGGGTCCCCTTGCTGACGCCCAGGAACTCCAGGAAGAAGGCGACGGCGGCGCCCGGCACCAGCGAGGCCACCAGGATGGTGGCGCCCACGGAGATGCGGGAGGCCCACGGGTAGTCGGCCGCCGGGAAGACGTTGTGAAAGAAGAGCGAAAGGTAGTAGCCGGCGACCGTCAGTGCGAAGACGGAGTACAGCGTCAGTACCCTGGGCCTGCCGGGCCGCAGCAACATGGACACGCCCAGGGCGAGCCCGATGATGGATGCCAGCAGCGCGCTCTGTGTCCGGATGTCCATGAGGAGGCGGACAGTCTAACCTGTGTCAGCCTCCGGAAATTTTCCATGACCTGCCGGTTGTCCTGGGGCGAGCCCGCGCGCATCTCCCAGCGACCCAGCCCCCGCGTATGAAGCCCTTCCTTTCCAAGCTCGCCGTCGCCGCCTCCGCGCTCCTGATGACCGCGCAGGCCCCCGCCCCACGGGCGGTTTCGTCCACCCCGGCCGAGTCCGAGGCGTCTGAGGCGCCGGCCCAGCACCCCAGCAACGCGCCGCCGGAGGCGCAGTTGTCTCCGCCCCCCGACTCGGAGAAGGCCCCGCTGCCGGTGGGCTACGTGGAGGTGCTCAACCCCGCCTTCCCCAACGCCGCGCCGCCCACGCCGGTGGTGCACCGGGGCCGCCGCTACGGGCTGGAGGACCTGGCCCCGTACTTCGGGGAGGGCAAGAAGAAGGAGGCCCGCGACGCGTTCGACCGTGGACAGTACCCCCGCGCCCGCGAGCTGCTGAAGGACGAGGGCGACAGCCCCCCGGTGCGCTACCTGCGCGCCCTGGCCGCGGTGCGCGCCGGAGATGACGCGTCCGCCGCCCAGGAGTTCGCCGCGCTGGCCCCGGACTACCCCGCGCTGAAGGACCGCTGCCTGACGCACGGCGGCGTGGCGCTGGAGAGCCTGCGCCGCTTCGACGAGGCCGCGGCGCTGCTGGAGCAGGTGCCGCCGGAGTCCAAGCTGTACGTGGACGCGCGGCTGGCCCTGTCGCGGGTGCTGCGCAAGAAGAAGGACGCGGCGGGCGCCATGGCCGCGCTGGAGCCGCTGACCGCGCGCGCGGCGCCGAGCTGGGGCCGCAACGTGGGCGCCGAGGCGCTGATGGCCATCGCCGACATCGCCGCGGAGCAGAAGGACAGGGCCGCCGAGCGCGCCGCGCTGTGGCGCCTGTGGGCCGCGCACCCGCTGTCCGCCCTGTCGAAGCAGGCCGAGAAGCGCCTCAAGGGGCAGACGCCGCCCATGGAGGCGAAGGTGGGGCGGGGCGAGGCGCTGGTGGAGCTGCACCGCAACAGGCCTGGCCTGGCGCAGCTCGAGCCGCTGCTGCCGAAGCTCGCGCTGCCGGACCCGCTGGCCTGCCGCGCGCACTTCTCCTACGGCAAGGGGCTGCGCAAGGAGCGCCAGCACACGCGCGCCATCCAGGTGCTGACGCCGGTGGCGGAGAAGTGCCAGGACCGCGACCTGCTGCCGCGCGTGATGTACGTGCTCGGCTCGTCGCGCTCCATCGTCGACCAGGCGCGCGGCATGGAGACCTACGAGCGGATGGCGCGCGAGTTCCCGGACCACTCGTTCGCGGACGACGGCCTGTTCTACGCGGCCGACCTCTACCTGAAGACGGGGCGCCCCCAGGAGGCCATGGCCCGGCTGGACACGCTGGCCCGGCTGTACCCGCAGGGTGACTTCCTGGGCGAGGCGCTCTTCAAGGCGTTCTGGATTGCCCGCACCACCGGCGCGGTGGACGCCGGGCTGTCCTTCCTGGACCGCATCGAGGCCCAGTTCGCCAAGGCGGACGAGAGCTACGACGTGGAGCGCGCGCGCTACTGGCGGGCGCGGACGATGCAGGAGAAGGGCAACATCCAGGGCGCCGCGGAGCTGTTCGAGCAGCTCTCCGTGGACCACCCGGCGACCTACTACGGGCTGATGGCGCGCTCGCAGCTCGCGAAGGTGGACCCGCCGCGGCTGGAGAAGGTGTCCGCTGAAATCTTCGCCGTCCCGGAGGCCGTCAGCCCCTGGCCGCTGTTCGCCGGCCCCATGGGCGAGGACCCGCACTTCCGCGCCGGCGTGGAGCTGTACCGCCTGGGCTTCACCGAGGCCGTGGCGTCCGAGCTGCTGGCCGTCGACCGGACGAACCTGCCCGCCGAGTCCGTGCGCCTGCTGGTGCTGGTGCTGCACGAGGCCGGTGACGAGCGCTCCGCCCACGCGGTGGCGCGGCTGGCCCTGCGCAAGGACCTGA
Proteins encoded in this window:
- a CDS encoding transglycosylase SLT domain-containing protein, with the protein product MKPFLSKLAVAASALLMTAQAPAPRAVSSTPAESEASEAPAQHPSNAPPEAQLSPPPDSEKAPLPVGYVEVLNPAFPNAAPPTPVVHRGRRYGLEDLAPYFGEGKKKEARDAFDRGQYPRARELLKDEGDSPPVRYLRALAAVRAGDDASAAQEFAALAPDYPALKDRCLTHGGVALESLRRFDEAAALLEQVPPESKLYVDARLALSRVLRKKKDAAGAMAALEPLTARAAPSWGRNVGAEALMAIADIAAEQKDRAAERAALWRLWAAHPLSALSKQAEKRLKGQTPPMEAKVGRGEALVELHRNRPGLAQLEPLLPKLALPDPLACRAHFSYGKGLRKERQHTRAIQVLTPVAEKCQDRDLLPRVMYVLGSSRSIVDQARGMETYERMAREFPDHSFADDGLFYAADLYLKTGRPQEAMARLDTLARLYPQGDFLGEALFKAFWIARTTGAVDAGLSFLDRIEAQFAKADESYDVERARYWRARTMQEKGNIQGAAELFEQLSVDHPATYYGLMARSQLAKVDPPRLEKVSAEIFAVPEAVSPWPLFAGPMGEDPHFRAGVELYRLGFTEAVASELLAVDRTNLPAESVRLLVLVLHEAGDERSAHAVARLALRKDLSGRITPETRVVWEVAYPNAFRDLIEKHTADAGVEPDLLQALMREESALDPKALSWAGALGLTQLMPSTARSVARELKLKRFSVNQLLQPDLNIRLGAHYLGGLLKRFKGHTPYAVGSYNAGPGAVNRWRSDKPDLALDAWVEEIPISETRGYIKRVLRSFNTYQLLYGRAPKLPVLKSAAK